A DNA window from Paenibacillus andongensis contains the following coding sequences:
- a CDS encoding DUF6262 family protein gives MLNVGLQQVQQLKRDDSVEKVKWAVNFLHDTEGSSCRITALKISDISGLSRAALYKKHLRPLWDKTYKTDLLEVQRKHSADIQQRETRKLEEKIISLELQLKKSQHQVDQLIRELENEKARSKVYRLDFEKIKEHHQAVLHHNLRILRKLHVRGIDISEFEDVEVQVFVESKVLD, from the coding sequence TTGTTAAATGTAGGGCTGCAACAAGTACAACAGTTAAAACGGGATGATAGCGTGGAAAAGGTGAAATGGGCTGTGAATTTTCTTCATGATACAGAGGGATCTTCTTGTCGCATTACAGCACTAAAAATATCTGATATTTCTGGATTAAGTCGTGCAGCACTATATAAGAAACATTTGAGACCACTATGGGATAAAACATATAAAACTGATCTTTTGGAGGTTCAAAGGAAACACAGTGCAGATATTCAACAGCGCGAAACCAGAAAACTTGAAGAAAAAATAATATCTTTAGAATTACAGCTAAAAAAAAGCCAACATCAAGTTGATCAATTGATCCGTGAACTCGAAAATGAAAAAGCGCGTAGTAAGGTGTATAGATTAGATTTCGAGAAGATTAAAGAGCATCATCAAGCGGTTTTGCATCATAATTTACGAATATTACGGAAACTCCATGTTCGTGGCATCGACATTAGTGAGTTTGAAGATGTCGAAGTACAAGTGTTCGTGGAAAGCAAAGTATTAGACTGA
- a CDS encoding tyrosine-type recombinase/integrase, whose protein sequence is MATTNKKIMRELSLASFFSDIEDILNNQDAELLRNFLSESTIKFSKTYPIFEQKYPHLFERIFQVCSVMFLNDGTLLSFPSILSYLSGSKSYTSSYRPYRAFMMRTMECVNPIIITTLGTAFNDFDIDSVKKIFISLGASKFIELVSHELRSSFNNYINACCKQIFDANQEVSWRKISRTAIVGYQLDIKYSNVLINLCNGVIEHWRSRQEESNNMTQMVVGSSMWNLPYKEIQQTRTVTLDFSDIPEYFRVEIQEYLVSWVEKGENPLQLVRRFHHLKPIVATIRVTTPEIVNFLDLSYVEVRGMFEHLQQQRKDNGSKKYALKSIQGHISEARLLFDWIRSKNNDTLKNPFRRFKFHNINSFVKNAEYIPEELIEHISIAIQDCSLQVQRIWLIMMNSGLRVSDVLNLDENCLFYNKDEGAWYLKGITKKTFNSRRKIGLEDYHSVPISEEIVKTINEQNLETQHLREIGKTKYIFIKLAKRKMLDLEIVVTRHTSANISNAINNALRRHQVKDNDGNLWVYGNHQCRKTLAVNLLTAGSTTSEVGEILGHSEEKTTRQYYQDVDALKIAQLDHQLFEMLFETIDIEIKQAYNPIEFESLKKEILTGARQTPEGHGSCLKHVSFGPCKKKSCVGCSLLLTGPQKLPMWKKLRDEQINYIGSMANTMIAQGIADFESFRDFQSENHLLSLYEDTISKIEKFILERNL, encoded by the coding sequence ATGGCTACTACTAACAAAAAAATTATGCGTGAGCTGTCTTTGGCATCCTTTTTTTCTGACATTGAGGATATTCTGAATAATCAAGATGCTGAATTATTAAGAAATTTTTTATCTGAATCCACAATAAAATTTTCAAAAACTTACCCCATTTTCGAGCAAAAATATCCGCATTTGTTCGAAAGGATATTTCAAGTATGTAGTGTTATGTTTTTGAATGATGGTACCCTCCTTTCATTCCCATCGATTTTAAGTTACTTAAGTGGATCAAAAAGTTACACGAGTTCATACCGTCCGTATCGTGCTTTTATGATGCGTACAATGGAATGCGTTAATCCCATTATAATAACCACCTTAGGGACAGCTTTTAACGATTTTGATATTGATTCAGTAAAAAAGATTTTCATTTCACTTGGTGCATCTAAATTTATTGAACTCGTTTCTCATGAGTTGCGTTCAAGCTTTAATAATTATATTAATGCCTGTTGTAAGCAAATATTTGATGCTAATCAAGAGGTTTCTTGGAGAAAGATCTCGCGTACAGCCATTGTGGGGTATCAGTTGGATATTAAATACAGTAATGTACTTATAAATCTGTGCAATGGGGTAATTGAGCATTGGCGTTCCAGGCAGGAAGAATCAAATAACATGACCCAAATGGTGGTAGGCTCTTCAATGTGGAATCTTCCCTACAAAGAGATTCAACAAACACGGACTGTGACTTTAGATTTTTCCGATATCCCGGAATATTTTCGAGTTGAAATCCAAGAGTATCTAGTTAGTTGGGTTGAAAAAGGAGAAAATCCATTACAACTTGTTAGACGATTCCATCATTTAAAGCCTATTGTTGCAACTATTCGAGTAACTACACCTGAAATTGTAAATTTTCTTGATCTAAGTTATGTCGAAGTAAGGGGCATGTTTGAACACCTACAACAGCAAAGAAAAGATAATGGCAGCAAAAAGTATGCTCTTAAATCAATTCAAGGCCATATTTCAGAAGCAAGGTTATTGTTTGATTGGATACGTTCCAAAAACAATGATACACTTAAAAACCCCTTTCGTAGATTTAAGTTTCACAACATTAACAGCTTCGTAAAAAATGCTGAATACATTCCTGAGGAGCTAATAGAGCATATATCAATTGCTATTCAGGACTGCTCACTTCAAGTGCAGCGTATTTGGTTGATTATGATGAATTCAGGTTTAAGAGTCTCAGATGTCTTGAATTTGGATGAAAACTGCTTGTTTTATAATAAAGATGAGGGTGCCTGGTACCTAAAAGGTATCACTAAAAAGACATTTAATTCTCGTAGAAAGATAGGTCTCGAAGACTATCATTCTGTTCCAATAAGTGAAGAGATTGTTAAAACAATAAATGAACAAAATCTTGAAACCCAACATCTTCGTGAAATAGGTAAAACCAAGTACATTTTTATAAAATTGGCAAAACGGAAAATGTTAGATCTCGAAATAGTTGTGACCAGACATACAAGTGCAAACATTTCAAATGCTATTAATAATGCCTTAAGGCGTCACCAAGTTAAGGATAATGACGGAAATCTTTGGGTTTATGGAAATCACCAGTGTCGTAAAACGTTAGCAGTAAACTTACTCACCGCAGGGAGCACTACTAGCGAAGTTGGTGAAATACTTGGACACTCAGAAGAAAAAACAACACGTCAATATTATCAAGACGTTGATGCGCTAAAGATAGCACAATTAGATCATCAACTTTTTGAGATGTTATTTGAAACAATCGATATTGAAATAAAACAAGCGTACAACCCAATAGAATTCGAGAGTCTGAAGAAAGAAATTTTAACTGGAGCAAGACAAACGCCTGAGGGTCATGGTAGCTGCCTTAAACATGTTTCCTTCGGACCTTGCAAAAAAAAATCTTGTGTGGGATGTTCACTTTTATTAACTGGACCACAAAAGTTACCCATGTGGAAAAAATTACGAGATGAACAAATTAATTATATTGGGTCTATGGCGAATACGATGATCGCTCAAGGGATTGCAGATTTTGAATCATTTAGAGATTTTCAATCTGAAAACCATTTATTATCCTTGTATGAAGATACCATTAGTAAAATAGAGAAATTCATATTGGAAAGGAATCTATAA
- a CDS encoding tyrosine-type recombinase/integrase — protein MQSKLSPKGSNKDFSSRLKYLLINKIDQLGDFNFSDDSWYYIKNHKNALPKGCYTITFYQAPDSYKEWVKYYALYCTATPITIKKKCYKISLFLKFLEEKYNSKDLSKVTRKIVNAFEFELRLSDASETTKQFTYASLQEFFIMLSDFPEMPNVIPTKHQNPFKQSNNQSDRRLPAKVLRTLDKIMKDDSVNIPLELRTVYWLIRSFPNRITEVLSLKRDCLKSFYSEYVIQMPTFKSTGNYGREETKPIPVVYSGHGKYVIDLIRKLQEQTEGYLKLYPKYDHINKDRLFTVRVWSFFDDGGCLGVKYYDMGRTAYRYPIRNLTSEHINDYFADLAIKINIRNENNSLIQPTTHQFRHHAVSDRLYTVGYTIEQVRKLTGHKNEAMTKKYTHQMIEKHKEIHLGLAELRHPNESAFEFKGKIINLDERTVAHLSKDQRRYLTWEANGKKGVGICSDISGCNPKGTSVHFECYACDWFVPKLEYYEDYKSEHAYWMNVIDRTANKPQRSAHFENAVRNVSYLERIIDVCKNGLEQYTEGLIDNISSKIPNLIPWE, from the coding sequence ATGCAATCTAAATTGTCCCCAAAAGGATCTAATAAAGATTTTTCTTCAAGATTGAAGTATCTACTTATTAATAAAATTGATCAACTGGGGGACTTTAATTTTTCAGATGACTCGTGGTATTACATTAAAAACCATAAAAATGCACTTCCAAAAGGGTGCTACACTATTACTTTTTATCAAGCTCCAGACTCATACAAGGAATGGGTAAAGTACTATGCATTGTACTGTACAGCTACTCCAATAACAATTAAGAAAAAATGCTATAAAATATCGTTATTTTTAAAGTTCTTAGAAGAAAAATATAATTCTAAGGATCTTTCCAAAGTAACTCGAAAAATAGTTAATGCTTTTGAGTTTGAGTTACGACTTTCAGATGCATCAGAAACTACGAAGCAGTTTACTTATGCATCATTACAAGAATTTTTCATCATGCTATCTGATTTTCCCGAGATGCCAAATGTTATCCCAACTAAGCACCAAAACCCTTTTAAGCAGTCAAATAATCAATCTGATCGCAGATTACCAGCGAAAGTTTTACGTACCCTTGATAAAATTATGAAAGATGATTCAGTTAATATCCCTTTAGAACTCAGAACAGTATACTGGTTAATTCGTTCTTTTCCTAATAGGATTACTGAAGTACTTTCACTCAAACGTGATTGCTTGAAATCATTTTATAGTGAGTATGTTATTCAAATGCCTACATTTAAGTCAACTGGGAATTATGGTAGAGAAGAAACGAAACCAATACCAGTTGTTTACAGCGGTCATGGAAAATATGTAATAGACTTAATTCGTAAATTACAGGAACAAACTGAAGGATACTTAAAGTTGTATCCCAAATACGATCATATAAATAAAGATCGTCTTTTTACTGTGCGAGTATGGAGTTTTTTTGACGATGGAGGTTGTCTTGGTGTTAAATACTACGATATGGGTAGAACAGCTTATCGATATCCCATTCGTAATTTGACTAGTGAGCATATCAATGATTATTTTGCTGATCTTGCTATTAAAATAAATATTCGTAATGAAAATAATTCTTTGATTCAACCCACGACCCACCAATTTCGCCACCATGCTGTCTCAGATCGTTTATATACTGTGGGCTATACTATTGAACAGGTTCGTAAATTAACGGGGCATAAGAATGAAGCAATGACTAAAAAATATACCCATCAGATGATTGAGAAGCATAAAGAGATACATCTAGGACTCGCTGAGCTTCGACACCCAAATGAAAGTGCCTTTGAATTTAAAGGGAAAATTATTAATCTAGATGAAAGAACCGTAGCACATCTTTCTAAAGATCAACGGCGTTATTTAACCTGGGAAGCTAATGGGAAAAAGGGTGTTGGAATATGTAGTGATATTTCTGGGTGCAACCCTAAAGGTACTTCTGTACATTTTGAATGCTATGCTTGTGACTGGTTTGTTCCAAAGCTCGAGTATTATGAAGATTACAAATCTGAACATGCTTATTGGATGAATGTTATTGACCGTACAGCCAACAAGCCTCAACGTTCCGCGCATTTTGAGAATGCAGTACGCAATGTGAGTTATTTAGAGCGCATAATTGATGTATGTAAAAATGGTCTTGAGCAATATACAGAGGGTTTAATTGATAACATCTCTAGTAAGATTCCGAATTTAATTCCTTGGGAGTGA
- a CDS encoding cyclic-phosphate processing receiver domain-containing protein, whose translation MKIKINLYLDDLRDCPEGFIVARTFEEAIQSFRMYTIELLSLDHDLGEDENGNESRNGYDFVKYFCENGLRARKIYLHTDNPVGRKNMYETLLAAQRRGFIDEDIEIYHYPITANKYSGE comes from the coding sequence ATTAAAATTAAAATCAATCTTTATCTAGATGATTTAAGGGACTGCCCCGAGGGATTTATTGTGGCAAGAACATTCGAAGAAGCAATACAATCTTTTCGGATGTATACAATAGAACTATTATCACTTGACCATGACTTAGGCGAAGATGAGAATGGAAATGAATCACGTAATGGTTACGATTTCGTTAAATACTTTTGTGAGAATGGTTTAAGGGCCAGGAAAATTTACTTACATACAGATAATCCTGTAGGTCGAAAGAATATGTATGAAACACTGTTAGCAGCACAAAGAAGAGGATTTATTGATGAGGATATTGAGATATACCATTACCCAATTACGGCAAACAAGTACTCAGGAGAATGA
- a CDS encoding tyrosine-type recombinase/integrase yields MSNENEIRVEIAKFGNEMRYLITEKGIPMQDPCLWLDVVSINSYLTGERYAYALLRYLRFLKKNNLDYLEVVSKKVIEEYIKDLLGLGQKIINIETKMTFTALNTYITVIKSFYNWLEDEQKATMNPVLYSSRRTRQAPFVNTKLLYGQVWNFTIRENVLSHITYRKKRNHLKWYTEKEIQNIRKELPSLRDEVIFMISVETGMRVGEILGLKKTHFNSFEPSLEVVREENIENGARAKTKERLLIIDYTLGRLIQDYMATERYATDVYGTDYLFINSIGIHKGKPLKPRNFLRVLKDAGERSGLQREEIRTHSGRSTRAQQLVELMRQHPETGITPTFIEEEMGWKSERTLKVYVKGYTMRQKRKILARVKAVKITKVKD; encoded by the coding sequence TTGTCTAACGAAAACGAAATTCGAGTGGAAATTGCTAAATTTGGAAATGAAATGAGGTATCTAATCACTGAAAAAGGAATTCCGATGCAAGATCCTTGCCTTTGGTTGGATGTAGTAAGTATCAATAGTTACCTAACTGGTGAGCGTTATGCATACGCGTTACTCCGGTATCTCCGTTTCTTAAAAAAGAATAATTTAGATTATCTTGAAGTGGTAAGTAAAAAAGTTATTGAGGAGTACATTAAAGATCTCCTGGGGTTAGGCCAAAAAATAATAAATATTGAAACTAAAATGACGTTTACAGCTCTAAATACTTACATTACGGTTATTAAGTCTTTCTATAACTGGTTAGAAGATGAACAGAAAGCAACCATGAATCCTGTTTTGTATAGCAGCAGAAGAACAAGACAAGCACCTTTTGTTAATACAAAACTCCTATATGGACAGGTGTGGAACTTCACAATTAGGGAGAATGTTTTAAGTCACATCACGTACCGAAAAAAAAGAAATCATTTGAAGTGGTATACCGAAAAAGAAATACAAAATATTAGAAAGGAACTACCTTCTTTACGTGATGAAGTTATTTTCATGATTAGTGTAGAAACTGGTATGCGAGTTGGTGAAATACTTGGATTAAAGAAAACACACTTTAATTCATTTGAACCTTCTTTGGAAGTAGTACGTGAAGAAAACATTGAAAATGGTGCTAGGGCAAAAACTAAGGAACGACTACTAATTATAGACTATACACTGGGAAGACTCATTCAAGATTATATGGCCACAGAACGATATGCAACAGATGTTTATGGAACTGATTATTTATTTATTAACTCTATAGGTATTCATAAAGGTAAGCCTCTTAAGCCGCGTAATTTCTTGCGAGTTCTTAAGGATGCCGGAGAACGTTCGGGTTTACAAAGAGAAGAAATAAGAACCCATAGTGGAAGAAGTACTCGTGCCCAGCAATTAGTTGAATTAATGAGGCAACATCCGGAAACTGGTATAACCCCTACTTTCATTGAGGAAGAAATGGGATGGAAAAGTGAAAGGACACTCAAGGTCTATGTTAAGGGATATACAATGCGGCAAAAAAGAAAGATACTTGCGCGGGTCAAAGCGGTAAAAATAACAAAAGTTAAGGACTAA
- a CDS encoding stage VI sporulation protein F, with translation MSYQHYGIDPALVERVKFKMKNPEIKERMKMLLQGVTKADLQNYTKVTRLIGLAAGILGEKLSGSQTNQILEFILAQKIDPNNAFHLIKLWSMFR, from the coding sequence TTGAGTTACCAGCACTATGGCATCGATCCTGCGCTCGTGGAGCGCGTAAAGTTCAAGATGAAAAATCCGGAAATCAAGGAACGCATGAAGATGCTGCTGCAGGGCGTTACGAAGGCTGATTTGCAAAATTATACAAAGGTTACACGCCTAATAGGGCTTGCTGCCGGCATTCTCGGCGAGAAGCTGAGCGGGAGCCAAACGAACCAAATTCTCGAGTTTATCCTAGCCCAAAAGATTGATCCCAACAATGCCTTTCACTTGATTAAACTATGGTCCATGTTTCGATAG
- a CDS encoding alpha-L-fucosidase — MTSNHPIIQERTERTQWFLQDRFGMFIHWGLYAIPARGEWVRSVERISVEDYQTYYDEFDPVRYDPKAWARAAKQAGMKYAVLTAKHHDGFCLFDSALTDYKSTNTRAGRDLVREFIEAFRAEGLKVGLYYSLIDWHHEDYPAYGDRIHPMRDNESYARNPETFDRYLQYMHGQVRELLTNYGKLDVMWFDFSYDHMKGETWKATELMAMIRSLQPHIIVDNRLDASGEEGGTIFTKNPLSYSGDFASPEQIIPPQGVTDDEGNSLPWEACITLNNNWGYAAQDFQYKSSTTLIRKLIECVSKNGNLLLNVGPNALGEIPKESLDILAEIGDWVQKNGESIYGCGQAYLPKPEWGRYTQKGNLLYAHLFEESIGPINLNGLAGKVKKARLLSNGSELFLSRPWNAAQYPDDAFISFAKPEHSSYPLPDQRATVVELELL; from the coding sequence ATGACAAGCAATCATCCGATTATTCAAGAACGAACGGAGCGTACGCAGTGGTTTCTGCAGGATCGTTTCGGTATGTTTATTCACTGGGGACTTTACGCCATTCCAGCTAGAGGAGAATGGGTGCGCAGCGTCGAGCGTATTTCGGTAGAGGACTATCAAACGTATTATGATGAATTCGATCCTGTCCGTTATGATCCTAAGGCGTGGGCGCGTGCAGCGAAGCAAGCGGGTATGAAATATGCGGTATTGACAGCAAAGCATCATGACGGGTTTTGTTTATTTGATAGCGCTCTCACTGATTATAAGTCAACGAATACACGGGCCGGGCGAGATTTGGTTCGCGAATTTATTGAAGCGTTTCGGGCGGAAGGCTTAAAGGTGGGGCTCTATTATTCGCTAATCGATTGGCATCATGAGGATTATCCGGCCTATGGGGATCGCATTCATCCAATGCGGGATAATGAGAGCTACGCAAGAAATCCGGAGACGTTCGATCGGTACCTTCAGTATATGCATGGACAAGTAAGAGAACTGCTGACGAACTATGGCAAGTTGGATGTGATGTGGTTTGACTTCTCTTATGATCACATGAAGGGGGAGACGTGGAAAGCAACCGAGCTGATGGCGATGATTCGATCTCTGCAGCCGCATATCATCGTAGACAACCGATTGGACGCAAGCGGTGAAGAAGGCGGAACTATTTTCACTAAAAATCCGCTCAGCTATTCGGGCGACTTTGCTTCACCGGAACAGATCATTCCACCGCAAGGCGTGACGGATGACGAAGGCAATTCGCTTCCATGGGAAGCTTGTATCACGCTGAATAATAACTGGGGGTACGCAGCCCAAGATTTCCAATATAAATCTTCAACTACCCTTATCCGGAAACTGATAGAGTGCGTCAGCAAAAATGGGAATCTGCTCTTGAACGTGGGTCCGAATGCGCTCGGCGAGATTCCGAAAGAGTCGCTGGACATTTTGGCAGAGATCGGCGATTGGGTTCAGAAAAATGGGGAAAGCATTTACGGCTGTGGGCAAGCCTACTTACCGAAACCGGAGTGGGGCAGGTATACGCAAAAGGGCAATCTGCTGTATGCCCACTTGTTTGAGGAAAGCATAGGCCCCATTAACTTGAACGGGTTGGCTGGTAAGGTTAAGAAAGCCAGGCTGCTGTCTAACGGTTCCGAGCTTTTCCTAAGCCGTCCTTGGAATGCCGCCCAGTATCCGGACGATGCGTTCATTAGTTTCGCTAAACCCGAGCACTCCAGCTATCCGCTGCCGGATCAAAGAGCTACGGTTGTGGAGTTGGAGTTACTCTAA
- a CDS encoding DUF1294 domain-containing protein, with translation MNIVTFIEMGHDKGQAKKGGRRVPEKRLFILAALGGGIGGWLGMRVWRHKTKHTSFVIGMPLLVALNSICVILIAIYM, from the coding sequence ATGAATATCGTTACGTTCATAGAAATGGGACATGACAAGGGACAAGCCAAAAAAGGTGGGCGTAGAGTGCCTGAAAAACGTCTTTTTATACTGGCTGCTCTCGGTGGCGGGATTGGCGGGTGGCTCGGTATGCGGGTTTGGCGCCATAAGACGAAACATACCTCATTCGTCATTGGCATGCCGCTGCTTGTTGCGTTAAATAGTATATGCGTCATTCTGATAGCGATTTATATGTAG